CCCTCCAGCAATAATAGGAACAGATAGTTTATTACTTAATTTTTGGATTGTAGCAGGTATAGTACCAGGCATAACTTCAATCATATTAGGTCTAACAGATTTCACTGTTTTCACTGCAGTATTAAAAGATAGACTGTCTATCAAAAAAAATCTTTGAATTGTAAATAATCCTTTATCCCTTGCATACTTTATGTGATTGCTTCTAGTACTAATTATACCGTCGGGCTTTATTATCTGTGATATGTAATCTATAGCTTTGTTGTCTTTACCCATTCCTTCAATCATATCCATATGAACAAATACCCTTTTATCACTAGCTTTTATTTTATGGACCAGCTCCTTAAGATTAAAGATATCTGAATATAATAAAAAAATAGTAGAAACTGAAGATTCAAGAGCTTTTTCAATATCATCTTTGTTTCTTATAGCTGCAATAATAGGATTTTCTTCTATTGAACTAATAATATTATTCATCTTAACCACCAATCATATGCGTATTGAATATACTTATAATTTTTCTCAATATAACACATTAATATTAATATGTAAAGTTTTCGGCTATAATAGCTATAATATATAATTTATATATTATAATCGGTTACAAAATAAAAGTGAATAATTATTATAATTTTTTAAATTATATTGAAAATGATTATGCTTTTTGTTATTATAATAGTATCTTAAATGGAGGAGGAATAGTTTGAAATATATTATAAACCACAAAATCTTTATTTTATTTCTTACAGTGATTTGGTGCATTCTATGTGGCAGTTTTTCAATATTTACAGTAGCTGAAGGCTTTCTTCTTTCATCTTTTGCTGTTTTTATAAGTTGTCATATACCAGGAGGTGCACAATTTCTGCACAGCATAAATATATCTTTTTTTATGTTCCTTAAATTTATCTTTATACTATTCATTGATATTTATTCATCAACATTTAGTATATTCAAGTTAATATTTACCTCAAATATTAGTCCTAGACTAGTACCTATTAAGACAACGTTAAACAACGAATGGTCAATATTTTTTTTAGCTAATGCAATAACTCTAACTCCAGGGACTGTTACAGTTAACAGAAAAGGTAATAAGCTATTGATATTAACTACATATCCTGAAAAATCTGATAAAATTATAAATCCAAATATTGTGAAAGCGCTAAGAAAAGGAGTGAAACATTGATTTATTATTTATTTTCTTTTTTGTTGGTATTATCTATATTAAGTATAGTAATAATAATTAAAGGTCCAACTATTTGGGATAGACTTTTGGGACTTAACCTTTTTTCTGCAAAAATAATACTGTTGATACTTCTCTTTTCAATTTTATTTGATCTACCTTATTTACTTGATATTGCTATAGTATATACATTACTAGGTTTTATCGGCATAATATTCATTTCAAGATTTGTAAAAGGAAAGGGGAAAATTTAATGATTATTACTATTGGATATATTATTATATCTATTGGTCTTGTATTCATGCTAATAGGTTTTATAGGACTTTTCAAATTCAAGAATTTTTACTCGAGGGTATTAGTATCTTCTGTTATTGATACCGCATCATTCATAACCATAACTATAGGTATTATTTTCATAAAAGGCTTTAGCTTCTTCAGCCTCAAAATAGTACTTATACTTTTACTTATGCTTTTTTTGAACCCTTTAGCTACACATACGATTGCTAGAGGAGCATACACTAGCGGATTGCGGATAGGAGATGATGACTAATGCTAGAAGTTGCATTGATACTATTGGTTGTATTAGCTGTTCTCTCTGTTCAAACTAATACACTTAGAAGAGCAATTGTATATTTATGTGTTTTTTCCTTACTCTGCTCTTTTTGTTATCTATTATACCAAGCACCAGATGTTGCTATTGCCGAAGCTGTTATAGGTTGTACCCTTTCAACTATCATATATCTGGTTGCATTAAATAAATATAAAGTATTCAGAGTGTATTATATTATAGAAAAACCCAAAGATCCTATTTCCATCATACAAAAAAATGCTTTGTGTAAAACATTAGGTAACTACTCTTATGAAAAAGAACTGGAACTTGATATTGTCATATCAGACAAAAGCATTGAAGAAATAGTTAATGATTACCCCTACGATGTAATTGTACAACACAATGTTTCCAGTACAACTATCTATGGTGATAAGTCAAATTATCATTTTGATGATTTAATAAGCTATATTGATATAAACAGCAGCATTAATGTTGGTCATGATTACATTGTTGAAGATGAAGGAGATTCGTTGTTATGAGAAGAAAATCAATAGCTATATATTTGATACTACTTTTTTTCCTGTGTATATCTTTTGATATCATACCCATAGATAACGCCACTGATGTACTAAATTATTACATTAAAAATAGCTATAGAGAAACTGGTAGCATCAATGTTGTTACCTCAATCTATTTGAATTATAGAGTGTTCGATACAATATTTGAAACTTTACTATTATTGATAAGTATTATAGGTATAATCTACTTTTCTAGACATGAAGGAGATTATTAAGGAGGTAGGCTATGAGAAGCAGATCTGAACTTCTTATGAAATCATTGGGAGTATTGTATCCCATCATATTTTTATTTGGTATATATATTACAATAAATGGCCATAGCACTCCTGGTGGCGGTTTTCAAGGTGGTGCAATTATCAGCTCAACATTTATAATTCAATATATTATAAATCCTGAATTGGAAGTTTCATTATCAAGATTACAAAAAATCGAGAAAATCCTTTTTCTCTGTATTATATTAATCGTAACCATATTTGTACTTCATTTAAATGGAAGCTCAATCCTGCTAGTCAACCAAATATATCTTATAGTCATGAACATATTGATTGCGACTAAAGTTTATTGTGGTCTAAGTATAATTTTCTTTAGATTTGTACTTTTCGAAAGCAGATAATATGGAAGAAGGAGGTCTGTGATATGAATAATATAATAAATGGTGAAACTATAGGTATAGCATTATTTTTTATAGGTATGTACGGTCTTTTGGCTAGACGTAATATAATAAAGACAATTATCTCTATGGGAATTATTCAATCTGGGATAATCTTGTTTTTTTTAACAATAAATTATACTGATAATTCTATACCACCTATTGGTGAAAATATAGAAAAAGTTACTTCTGACCCGTTACCTCAAGCTTTGATGATTACAGCAGTTGTAATAGGTATTTCTATAACAGCAGTTAGTCTTACTATGTTCATCACGCTATATCACCGTTATGGTACAACTAACTGGTATAAAGCTACTAAAAAAAGAGGAGAGAATATATGATACAGCTATATTTTTTTATTTTAATTCCAATTATAATTGCATCAATATCCTATCTATTCAAAACTAGATACAATAAACCTTTGATACTAATATCTCAACTAATTCTTTTTGTATGTAGTGTAATTAATTTTACCCATATAAAAAACAATAGTCCCATAACCAGTATTCTAGGTAACTATAAGGCTGGTGTAGGTATTGCACTAAAGGCTGATATTATATCTTCTGTTTTTGTTATGCTTACAATATTCCTCTTTACATGCATGATTATATATAATTTCAGAAAGCACTATATGAATAATTTGTTTTTATTTTTATTCTTGATACTTCAAGGTTTGATAAACGGTATTTTCCTATCAATGGATTTTTTCAATCTATATGTTCTTATTGAAGTATCAACTATTGTTGTTAGTATACTGATTATGTTCAAAAAAGATAGTAGGTCAATATATGACGGCATGCTGTACCTACTCATAAATATCGTAGCTATGACGTTTTTTCTCATAGGTATTGGATACATATACAAGATTTTTGGTTCTCTGGATATTACAATCATCCAGGATAAGATGATTAGAGTTACAGATATAAAATCATTGATATTGCCTTATAGCTTAATCATAACTGCTATAAGCCTGAAATCAGCAGTCATGCCACTATTCAGCTGGCTGCCTAGAGCTCATGGAACCCACTCCTCCCCTTCAATTGTTTCAGCTATATTATCAGGGTTGTATGTCAAATGTGGTGTTTATCTATTCTTTAGAATTCAGAATATGTTTTCTCCTGCTTTTGATACAAGTACCATATTTCTTATTATGGGATTTTTGACTGCTGTAGTAGGATTCATATTTGCATTATCTCAAGTAGATATAAAATTAATTCTTTCCTATCATACTATAAGTCAAATTGGTCTGATTATCTTTGGTTTGAGCCTTAATAACACATATAGTTACTGGGGCAGTATTTATCATATCATCAATCATGCCATTTTTAAATCCGTATTATTTTTAACAGCCGGTATTATTATAGAAGAATATGAAACCAGAGATATACGTCAGATAAGAGGAGTCTTCAAACGGATGCCCTTTGTTAGTATATTTACTTTTATGGCTATATTAGGTATAACTGGAGCTCCATTTTTCAACGGTAGTATCTCCAAATACCTAATTCAAAAAGGTAGTTATAGTGGTTTAATGGATTATGGATTTATCCTTATTAATCTTGGTACCATTCTATCTTTTGTAAAGTATCTAAGCATGTTCAGAGGTTCCTATGATGGTAAAAAATATTCTCCACCCTTTAATCAAAAAATAGCAATAGCCATGTTAGGAACTTTATGTTTCCTAGGTGGTATAATGGGGATCGAGTTAATTAAATTCCTATTTAATGTAAATCTACATATAACATTAGATGGATATTTAATTAAAAGTTTGCTCTATATAGTTAGTATTATACTTGGTCTATTTTTCTATAGATTCTTGTACAAAAAGATAAAGTTATTTAACAACATAAGAGAAATCAACTTAAGTTTCAATCAGATTTGTTTGACAATAACCATTTACTTTTCAATAATTTTAACTACCATGTTAATACTTGAAAAATATAATTATATTTAATAAAACTTAAATCTGCTGTTTTTTTAATTCATCAACCAGATTTATTGGTTTATCTATTAAATGCTGTTTTAGTAATATAGTATTTAATAGATATTCCATATCTTGAACCCTAATTGGCTCTGCTCCCCTTTTCAATATAAAACCAAATTGTCCATTTGGTTCTAATGTTCCTTTTTCAATGTAATTAAGATTAGGTATTCCTTCTTGTCTAACCCTAGTCATAATCTCTGCTTTGGTAAGCTTAAGTTTTTTTAGGTTTGCAGGTATAAAACTTCCATTTTCTATGATGATGACTTCTCTTCCAACTGCTATTTTTTCAAAGAAGTGAAAATGAAATTCCAGATATTCAAATAAAAGCAATAGAACTATATATATTGAAGCTGCAATTATTGTTTTTATAATATCCTTATCAGCGAAAGGCTCTACAATAATTGCTCCAATAGATATTACCATTACTGTCTGTGCAATAGTCATCTGCGCCAATGACCTTCTACCAGTAATTCTAAGTAATACAATAGCAACTACATACAAAACTATGGGCTTTAATAGAAAAGGCATATATACCACTCCTTTTATATTGTTTTATGTTAATATATACCATTCTATTTATTATTTCCAAATTATTGATTAAAATTCAATCATATAAAGTATATTATATGATTAAAAGGCGGATAACCAGATCCGCCTTTTAATCATAACCATATAAAATATATAAATAAAAATATAAGGAGAATTCCTGCAGCATATATCATAATGATAGGAAATATAGCTTCAAAAACCCCTATCATAGCAGCCCATCTTTCTCTTCTATTAAGTGAAACTCTTTCTTTACTTGATACTTTACTCCTTTTCCTATACCATGGCATACCAGGAACATTCATATCAGCAATAGTAACATCTTTGTCATTAAACTGCTCTTTCACATGTATCACCTACCTAATCATAAAGATGACAGGCAACATAATGGTTATTACCAATATCTTTATACTCTGGAACTTCTTCTCTACAGATTTTTTCTGCATAAGAACATCTTGTACAGAATTTACATCCTTTTGGAGGATTTGCTGGAGAAGGTATTTCACCTTGTAGTATAATCCTTTTTTTCTTAAGAGTAGGATCAGGTACAGGTACAGCACTGAATAAGGCTTTAGTATAAGGATGTAATGGATTCTTGAATATTTCATCCCTATCTGATTTCTCTACCAAGTTACCTAGATACATAACTCCTACTTCATCAGCGATATGTTCAACTACTGATAAATCGTGAGAAATAAATACATATGCCAATCCTCTCTCTTCTTGAATGTCTTTCAACAAATTGATAATCTGAGCTTGGATAGACACGTCCAATGCTGATACTGGCTCATCAGCTATAATCACTTTTGGATTAAGTGCCAATGCTCTGGCAATACATATTCTTTGACGCTGTCCTCCTGAAAATTCATGTGGGTATCTGTCTATGTGATAATTTTGCAAACCACATTCTTCAATTATTTTTATTATGTAGTCTTTATATTCTTCTTTCAAAACGATATTATGTTCTTTTACACCTTCACCAACAATTTCACCTATTGGTAATCTAGGGCTAAGAGAACTATATGGATCTTGGAATATTATCTGCAATTCTGGTCTTAACTTTCGCATTTGTTTATGCTTCAATTTAAAAATGTTTTCTCCATTGTATATGACTTCTCCGTCTGTAGGTTCAGTTAATCTTAATAAAGTTCTACCAACGGTAGTTTTACCGCAACCTGATTCTCCTACTAAGCCAAAAGTTTTACCTTCTTTTAATTCAAATGATACTCCATCAACAGCTTTTACATGACCTACCACTTTTTGCAATAATCCAGCTTTGATAGGAAAATATTTTACCAGATTATTGACTTCCAGTATTGTGTCTGTCATTTTTTCCTCCCCCTCTCATATAGCCAACATGCCACTTTATGTGTGTCACTTACATTATTAAAGCAAGGATACTCACCTTCACATTTGTTGATACATGAATTACATCTATCCTTGAAGAAGCAATGATTTGGCATAGCTATTGGGTTAGGTACAGAACCTGGTATAGTATACAAACGGTCCACATATTTATTTACTACTGGCTTACTTTTTAACAACCCAACTGTATAAGGATGTTTTGGCTTCAAGTATATATCTTC
The window above is part of the Vallitalea guaymasensis genome. Proteins encoded here:
- a CDS encoding DUF4040 domain-containing protein, which encodes MLEVALILLVVLAVLSVQTNTLRRAIVYLCVFSLLCSFCYLLYQAPDVAIAEAVIGCTLSTIIYLVALNKYKVFRVYYIIEKPKDPISIIQKNALCKTLGNYSYEKELELDIVISDKSIEEIVNDYPYDVIVQHNVSSTTIYGDKSNYHFDDLISYIDINSSINVGHDYIVEDEGDSLL
- a CDS encoding glycerol-3-phosphate responsive antiterminator translates to MNNIISSIEENPIIAAIRNKDDIEKALESSVSTIFLLYSDIFNLKELVHKIKASDKRVFVHMDMIEGMGKDNKAIDYISQIIKPDGIISTRSNHIKYARDKGLFTIQRFFLIDSLSFNTAVKTVKSVRPNMIEVMPGTIPATIQKLSNKLSVPIIAGGLIDTKDDIISVLKVGALGVSVGKTDLWDL
- a CDS encoding cation:proton antiporter subunit C, yielding MNNIINGETIGIALFFIGMYGLLARRNIIKTIISMGIIQSGIILFFLTINYTDNSIPPIGENIEKVTSDPLPQALMITAVVIGISITAVSLTMFITLYHRYGTTNWYKATKKRGENI
- a CDS encoding Na+/H+ antiporter subunit E, translating into MKYIINHKIFILFLTVIWCILCGSFSIFTVAEGFLLSSFAVFISCHIPGGAQFLHSINISFFMFLKFIFILFIDIYSSTFSIFKLIFTSNISPRLVPIKTTLNNEWSIFFLANAITLTPGTVTVNRKGNKLLILTTYPEKSDKIINPNIVKALRKGVKH
- a CDS encoding DUF421 domain-containing protein, whose translation is MPFLLKPIVLYVVAIVLLRITGRRSLAQMTIAQTVMVISIGAIIVEPFADKDIIKTIIAASIYIVLLLLFEYLEFHFHFFEKIAVGREVIIIENGSFIPANLKKLKLTKAEIMTRVRQEGIPNLNYIEKGTLEPNGQFGFILKRGAEPIRVQDMEYLLNTILLKQHLIDKPINLVDELKKQQI
- a CDS encoding MrpF/PhaF family protein — protein: MGLNLFSAKIILLILLFSILFDLPYLLDIAIVYTLLGFIGIIFISRFVKGKGKI
- a CDS encoding ABC transporter ATP-binding protein yields the protein MTDTILEVNNLVKYFPIKAGLLQKVVGHVKAVDGVSFELKEGKTFGLVGESGCGKTTVGRTLLRLTEPTDGEVIYNGENIFKLKHKQMRKLRPELQIIFQDPYSSLSPRLPIGEIVGEGVKEHNIVLKEEYKDYIIKIIEECGLQNYHIDRYPHEFSGGQRQRICIARALALNPKVIIADEPVSALDVSIQAQIINLLKDIQEERGLAYVFISHDLSVVEHIADEVGVMYLGNLVEKSDRDEIFKNPLHPYTKALFSAVPVPDPTLKKKRIILQGEIPSPANPPKGCKFCTRCSYAEKICREEVPEYKDIGNNHYVACHLYD
- the mbhE gene encoding hydrogen gas-evolving membrane-bound hydrogenase subunit E, whose amino-acid sequence is MRRKSIAIYLILLFFLCISFDIIPIDNATDVLNYYIKNSYRETGSINVVTSIYLNYRVFDTIFETLLLLISIIGIIYFSRHEGDY
- a CDS encoding complex I subunit 5 family protein gives rise to the protein MIQLYFFILIPIIIASISYLFKTRYNKPLILISQLILFVCSVINFTHIKNNSPITSILGNYKAGVGIALKADIISSVFVMLTIFLFTCMIIYNFRKHYMNNLFLFLFLILQGLINGIFLSMDFFNLYVLIEVSTIVVSILIMFKKDSRSIYDGMLYLLINIVAMTFFLIGIGYIYKIFGSLDITIIQDKMIRVTDIKSLILPYSLIITAISLKSAVMPLFSWLPRAHGTHSSPSIVSAILSGLYVKCGVYLFFRIQNMFSPAFDTSTIFLIMGFLTAVVGFIFALSQVDIKLILSYHTISQIGLIIFGLSLNNTYSYWGSIYHIINHAIFKSVLFLTAGIIIEEYETRDIRQIRGVFKRMPFVSIFTFMAILGITGAPFFNGSISKYLIQKGSYSGLMDYGFILINLGTILSFVKYLSMFRGSYDGKKYSPPFNQKIAIAMLGTLCFLGGIMGIELIKFLFNVNLHITLDGYLIKSLLYIVSIILGLFFYRFLYKKIKLFNNIREINLSFNQICLTITIYFSIILTTMLILEKYNYI
- the mnhG gene encoding monovalent cation/H(+) antiporter subunit G — translated: MIITIGYIIISIGLVFMLIGFIGLFKFKNFYSRVLVSSVIDTASFITITIGIIFIKGFSFFSLKIVLILLLMLFLNPLATHTIARGAYTSGLRIGDDD
- a CDS encoding MnhB domain-containing protein, which codes for MRSRSELLMKSLGVLYPIIFLFGIYITINGHSTPGGGFQGGAIISSTFIIQYIINPELEVSLSRLQKIEKILFLCIILIVTIFVLHLNGSSILLVNQIYLIVMNILIATKVYCGLSIIFFRFVLFESR